In Ranitomeya variabilis isolate aRanVar5 unplaced genomic scaffold, aRanVar5.hap1 Scaffold_559, whole genome shotgun sequence, a genomic segment contains:
- the LOC143791250 gene encoding uncharacterized protein LOC143791250, producing the protein MSSRELRQLIMDNIAWMNRPENRNQSPVIGRLRSSQTRGGRIEDDRDYLPSPERRRRVRDPSRRSVREETRHRSRSPHRPLPDRPISPEPLPPTTRPDNLRPAEALPPTTRPDNLRPAEALPPTTLPDNLRPAEALPPTTLPDNLRPAEALPPTTLPDRHSSADASLPSSSNNRSGGNEAATTSGADPQPNFIPPSVGTDAENQAGLDSDEDTTPPQAAPLRRRGRRRGMTRIRQIERLPTRSATGQEEIPSCAICLGDYEVGEQLIVLPCRHLFHQSCITPWLRQNRYCPYCRQNCFQQNRQRRA; encoded by the exons ATGAGTTCTCGGGAATTGAGGCAGCTGATCATGGACAACATTGCATGGATGAACCGGCCAGAAAACCGAA ATCAGAGCCCTGTGATCGGAAGACTCAGGTCGTCTCAGACAAGAGGAGGAAGGATTGAAGATGACAGAGATTATTTACCTTCTCCAGAGAGAAGAAGAAGAGTTAGAGACCCATCTAGGCGCTCAGTACGAGAGGAGACCAGACACAGGAGCCGTTCGCCACATAGGCCGCTACCTGACCGTCCCATCTCTCCTGagcctttaccaccgaccacgcgccctgacaatctcaggcctgcggaagctttaccaccgaccacgcgccctgacaatctcaggcctgcggaggCTTTACCACCAaccacgctccctgacaatctcaggcctgcggaagctttaccaccgaccacgctccctgacaatctcaggcctgcagaggctttaccaccgaccacgctccctgaccGTCACAGTTCTGCTGATGCGTCACTACCGAGCAGCAGCAATAACAGGAGTGGTGGAAATGAAGCGGCAACCACCTCCGGGGCCGATCCTCAGCCAAATTTTATTCCACCATCCGTCGGCACAGATGCTGAGAATCAGGCCGGATTAGATTCAGATGAGGATACAACACCACCGCAGGCTGCACCCCTGCGGAGGAGAGGACGGCGGAGAGGAATGACAAGGATACGGCAAATAGAACGCCTTCCTACCAGGAGCGCCACAGGCCAGGAGGAGATTCCTTCTTGTGCCATATGCCTAGGTGATTATGAAGTAGGTGAGCAGCTTATTGTGCTGCCCTGCCGACATCTTTTTCATCAGAGCTGCATTACACCATGGCTCCGCCAAAACCGCTACTGTCCTTACTGccgccaaaactgtttccaacagaaCAGACAGAGAAGAGCATAA